Proteins from a single region of Irregularibacter muris:
- a CDS encoding type II toxin-antitoxin system RelE/ParE family toxin, with product MYKIMRTDKAEDQLRDIIYYIADDSGSVDTTLKYLDKIEESINHLKEFPNSRGIPRYSILKK from the coding sequence ATGTATAAGATTATGAGAACAGACAAAGCAGAAGATCAACTGAGAGATATAATCTATTATATTGCAGATGATTCAGGTAGTGTTGATACTACTCTCAAATATTTGGATAAAATAGAAGAATCCATTAATCATTTAAAAGAGTTTCCTAATTCAAGAGGCATACCTAGATATTCTATTTTGAAAAAATAG
- a CDS encoding type II toxin-antitoxin system Phd/YefM family antitoxin, which yields MALNIRPSADLRNKYNEISKQCRETREAVIITVNGRGDTAVLGLQDYKQMKAELELLRTLAEAEDDVKNGRVGPMQESLDRPRETLVNRKNENV from the coding sequence ATGGCATTGAATATTAGACCATCAGCAGATTTAAGAAATAAATATAATGAAATATCTAAACAGTGCAGGGAAACCAGAGAGGCTGTAATTATTACTGTAAACGGTCGTGGTGATACAGCTGTTCTTGGATTACAGGATTACAAGCAAATGAAGGCGGAATTAGAATTGCTTCGAACTCTTGCAGAAGCGGAAGACGATGTCAAAAATGGAAGAGTGGGTCCCATGCAAGAATCTTTAGATAGACCTCGTGAAACTTTGGTAAATAGGAAGAATGAAAATGTATAA